From a region of the Pseudomonadota bacterium genome:
- a CDS encoding 3-hydroxyacyl-CoA dehydrogenase/enoyl-CoA hydratase family protein, with the protein MEINKVAVIGAGVMGAGIAAHVANAGVPVVLLDIVPEGADNRNVIAESAVQKMLKTEPAAFMHKKNAKLVTTGNIDDHMELLADCDWIIEAVIERLDIKQALYKKIDAVRKPDALVSSNTSTIPLDHLVEGLSGPFAENFLITHFFNPPRYMRLLEIVRGAKTRADAVPTVRDFCDRRLGKGVVDCKDTPGFIANRIGIYWIQTAILEAMRMGVTVEEADAVLSRPVGIPKTGVFGLSDLVGIDLMPHLMTSMKSTLPPSDPFHTVAEIPKLIERMIADGYTGRKGKGGFYRINKAGGQKVKEAIDLQSGEYRVAEKPRLDSVDAAKGGLRALVEHADLGGRYAWQVLSKVLGYAAGLVPEINDDIHAVDEAMRLGYAWKYGPFELIDQLGGAWFADRLRTDGHVVPAILEVAGDKSFYRVNNGVLQYLTLTGDYRDVPRAEGVTLLADIKRRSEPLAKNGSASLWDIGDGVVCLEFTSKMNSLDPQILAMIRTAIELIPAKGYKALVIHNEGSNFSVGANLGLVLYAANLAMWAETEAMVKEGQDAYKALKYAPFPVVGAPTGMALGGGCEILLHCDAVQAHAETYMGLVEVGVGVIPGWGGCKEMLTRWVTNKRRPGGPMPPVIKVFETISVASVAKSAAEAKDYLFLRHDDGITMNRDRLLVDAKARALALAADYTPPEPVEISLPGPTAKTAMEMAVDGFVKLGKATRHDVVVSAALADCLSGGDTDVTESLTEDDLLALERRHFMRLLRHPDTLARMEHMLTTGKPLRN; encoded by the coding sequence ATGGAAATCAACAAGGTTGCCGTCATCGGCGCCGGCGTCATGGGGGCCGGTATTGCGGCTCACGTCGCCAACGCCGGGGTACCGGTGGTACTGCTCGACATCGTCCCCGAGGGGGCGGATAACCGTAATGTGATCGCTGAGTCCGCGGTGCAGAAGATGCTGAAGACCGAACCGGCGGCGTTCATGCACAAAAAGAACGCCAAGCTGGTCACCACCGGTAATATCGACGATCACATGGAACTGCTTGCCGACTGCGACTGGATCATCGAAGCGGTCATTGAGCGGCTCGATATCAAACAGGCGCTCTACAAGAAGATCGACGCGGTGCGCAAGCCCGATGCATTGGTCTCCTCCAACACCTCCACCATCCCGCTGGACCATCTGGTGGAGGGGTTATCTGGGCCGTTCGCCGAGAATTTTCTGATTACACACTTCTTTAATCCGCCGCGCTACATGCGCCTGCTGGAGATCGTCCGCGGTGCCAAAACCCGCGCGGACGCAGTGCCAACGGTGCGTGATTTCTGCGATCGCCGCCTGGGCAAGGGCGTGGTCGACTGCAAGGACACCCCCGGCTTCATCGCCAATCGCATTGGTATCTATTGGATCCAGACCGCGATTCTCGAAGCGATGCGCATGGGTGTGACAGTGGAAGAGGCCGATGCCGTGCTGAGCAGGCCGGTAGGTATTCCCAAGACGGGCGTCTTCGGGCTCTCCGATCTGGTGGGTATCGATCTCATGCCGCACCTGATGACCAGCATGAAATCGACGCTGCCGCCCAGTGATCCCTTTCACACGGTTGCCGAGATCCCCAAGCTCATTGAGCGCATGATCGCCGACGGTTACACCGGTCGTAAAGGCAAGGGTGGCTTCTATCGCATCAACAAAGCCGGTGGCCAGAAGGTCAAGGAAGCGATCGATCTGCAAAGTGGCGAGTATCGGGTCGCGGAAAAGCCACGCCTCGATAGTGTCGATGCGGCCAAAGGTGGCTTGCGCGCACTGGTCGAACACGCCGACCTGGGTGGTCGATACGCCTGGCAGGTACTCTCCAAGGTGCTGGGTTATGCGGCCGGTCTGGTGCCAGAGATCAACGACGATATCCATGCCGTTGACGAGGCGATGCGCCTTGGCTACGCCTGGAAATACGGTCCTTTCGAGTTGATCGATCAACTGGGCGGCGCCTGGTTCGCCGATCGTCTGCGCACGGATGGTCACGTCGTGCCCGCGATACTCGAGGTGGCGGGCGATAAATCGTTTTATAGAGTCAACAACGGCGTCCTGCAGTACCTCACGTTGACCGGTGATTACCGCGATGTGCCGCGTGCCGAAGGTGTTACCTTGCTCGCGGATATCAAGCGTCGCAGCGAGCCGCTGGCGAAGAACGGATCTGCCAGCCTGTGGGATATCGGCGACGGTGTGGTGTGTCTGGAATTCACCTCCAAGATGAACTCGCTGGATCCGCAGATTCTCGCCATGATCCGTACCGCCATCGAACTGATTCCCGCCAAAGGCTACAAGGCGTTGGTGATCCACAACGAGGGCAGCAACTTCTCGGTGGGTGCCAATCTCGGCTTGGTGCTCTACGCGGCCAACCTGGCCATGTGGGCCGAAACGGAAGCTATGGTGAAGGAGGGGCAGGATGCCTACAAGGCGCTCAAGTACGCGCCCTTCCCCGTCGTCGGTGCGCCTACCGGCATGGCGTTAGGGGGCGGTTGCGAGATCCTGCTGCATTGCGATGCGGTACAGGCACACGCCGAGACCTACATGGGACTGGTCGAAGTGGGTGTGGGTGTGATTCCGGGTTGGGGTGGTTGCAAGGAGATGCTGACCCGCTGGGTGACCAACAAGCGTCGTCCGGGTGGTCCCATGCCGCCGGTCATCAAGGTTTTCGAGACCATCAGCGTCGCCAGCGTCGCCAAGAGCGCGGCGGAGGCCAAGGACTACCTGTTTCTGCGCCACGACGACGGTATCACCATGAATCGTGATCGGCTGCTGGTCGACGCCAAGGCCCGCGCCCTGGCGCTGGCTGCGGACTACACGCCACCGGAGCCGGTCGAGATCAGCCTGCCCGGCCCGACGGCGAAAACCGCTATGGAGATGGCGGTGGATGGTTTCGTCAAACTGGGCAAGGCAACGCGGCACGATGTGGTGGTTTCTGCAGCGTTGGCCGACTGCCTCAGCGGTGGCGACACCGATGTGACCGAATCCCTCACTGAAGATGACCTGTTGGCTCTGGAGCGCAGGCACTTCATGCGCCTGCTCAGGCACCCGGATACGCTGGCGCGCATGGAACACATGCTGACCACCGGCAAGCCGCTACGAAACTAA
- a CDS encoding acyl-CoA dehydrogenase: protein MAVYNPPLRDLQFVYHELLDPARLQALPGCEEFDGDLVNAVLEEAGKLCAEVLFPLNRSGDEEGCHFENGEVRTPAGFKEAYQQFVAGGWTAIACDTEYGGQGLPNTVNVMVEEMICSTNLSFGMYPGLSHGAYNAIKAHGSEELKNLYLPKLTDGTWSGTMCLTEPQCGTDLGLVRTKAVPQSDGSYRITGTKIFISAGEHDLTENIVHLVLARLPDAPAGIKGISLFLVPKFLPDANGDVGGRNGVVCGSIEHKMGIKASSTCVMNFDDATGWLLGQPHKGMRAMFTMMNTARLDVGIQGIGLGESAYQGAVEYARERIQGRALKGAQFPEKAADPLFVHPDVRRMLLTQRAYVEGARALAGWLASEIDVYQRSENADEVQAAEDLVALLIPVLKSFGTDMGFECANLGVQVYGGHGYIRENGMEQYVRDARITQIYEGTNGIQALDLVGRKLPAHMGRYLRRFFHPVADYIEAHKDDEALAEFIGPLAKVFGRLQKATAFIAEKGMRDPNEAGAASVDYQRLFALTTLAYLWTRMAEIALAKVDGGESQFYQAKIDTARFYMQRLLPQGGGLFGAILAGGKSMMAFNDEAF, encoded by the coding sequence ATGGCCGTATACAACCCACCCTTACGTGATCTGCAGTTCGTTTATCATGAACTGCTCGACCCGGCGCGCCTGCAGGCGTTGCCCGGTTGCGAGGAGTTTGATGGTGATCTCGTCAATGCCGTGCTGGAAGAGGCCGGCAAGTTGTGTGCCGAGGTGCTGTTCCCGCTGAATCGCAGCGGCGATGAGGAGGGCTGCCATTTCGAGAATGGCGAGGTGCGCACGCCGGCCGGGTTCAAAGAGGCCTATCAGCAGTTCGTCGCAGGCGGTTGGACCGCCATTGCCTGTGACACCGAGTACGGTGGCCAGGGTCTGCCCAATACCGTCAACGTGATGGTCGAGGAGATGATCTGTTCCACCAATCTCTCATTCGGTATGTATCCCGGTCTCTCGCACGGCGCCTACAACGCCATCAAGGCACACGGCAGCGAGGAACTGAAGAATCTCTATCTGCCCAAACTCACCGATGGAACGTGGAGCGGTACCATGTGCCTTACCGAGCCTCAGTGCGGCACCGATCTCGGTCTGGTGCGCACCAAGGCGGTCCCGCAGAGCGATGGCAGCTACAGGATCACCGGCACCAAGATCTTCATCTCCGCCGGTGAGCATGATCTCACCGAGAACATCGTGCACCTGGTACTGGCGCGCCTTCCCGATGCGCCAGCCGGGATAAAAGGTATCAGTCTTTTTCTGGTGCCCAAGTTTCTGCCCGACGCCAACGGCGATGTGGGCGGGCGCAACGGGGTGGTGTGCGGTTCCATCGAACACAAGATGGGTATCAAGGCCTCATCGACCTGCGTGATGAATTTTGACGATGCGACCGGCTGGCTGTTGGGGCAGCCACACAAAGGCATGCGCGCCATGTTCACCATGATGAACACCGCGCGGCTCGACGTCGGAATTCAGGGTATCGGCCTCGGTGAAAGCGCTTATCAGGGGGCTGTCGAATATGCGCGCGAGCGCATCCAGGGCCGTGCCCTGAAGGGGGCGCAGTTTCCGGAGAAAGCGGCCGACCCGCTCTTCGTTCATCCCGACGTGCGGCGCATGCTGCTCACCCAACGCGCCTATGTTGAGGGTGCGCGTGCCCTGGCTGGCTGGCTGGCCAGTGAAATTGACGTCTATCAGCGCTCGGAGAACGCTGACGAGGTGCAGGCCGCGGAAGATCTGGTGGCGCTTCTTATACCCGTGTTGAAGTCCTTTGGCACCGACATGGGCTTCGAGTGCGCCAATCTGGGTGTGCAGGTCTACGGCGGCCACGGCTACATCCGCGAAAATGGGATGGAACAGTACGTGCGCGATGCGCGTATCACGCAGATTTACGAAGGTACCAACGGTATTCAGGCGCTCGATCTGGTGGGTCGCAAACTGCCCGCCCATATGGGACGCTATCTGCGCCGTTTCTTCCACCCGGTCGCCGACTACATCGAGGCGCATAAGGATGATGAAGCCCTCGCCGAGTTCATCGGCCCGTTGGCCAAGGTGTTTGGACGGCTGCAGAAGGCGACCGCCTTCATCGCCGAAAAGGGAATGCGCGATCCCAATGAAGCGGGTGCCGCATCGGTGGACTATCAGCGGCTGTTTGCACTGACGACGCTGGCTTACCTGTGGACACGCATGGCCGAGATCGCCCTGGCTAAGGTGGACGGCGGCGAAAGTCAGTTCTATCAGGCCAAGATCGATACCGCACGTTTCTATATGCAGCGCCTCTTGCCGCAGGGCGGCGGACTCTTTGGGGCGATCCTCGCGGGTGGAAAATCGATGATGGCCTTTAACGACGAGGCGTTTTGA
- a CDS encoding thioesterase: protein MNLIFRFLRVLFRALLKPRIGVLDTSEVNFRVWPTDLDINRHMTNARYLSMMDLGRTDLLIRAGMLGTVMQERWLPVVGNINIRFRRSLDPFQRFTMKTRLLCWDEKWFYMEQRIESSKGVHSVATVRGLFRGRGGSVPTEKLLERMDYRQDSPAFPPEVTQWVECESASY from the coding sequence ATGAACTTGATCTTTCGGTTTTTACGGGTACTGTTTCGCGCGCTGCTGAAGCCGCGTATCGGTGTGCTCGATACCTCGGAGGTGAACTTCCGGGTATGGCCGACCGATCTCGATATCAACCGGCATATGACCAACGCGCGTTACCTCAGCATGATGGATCTGGGACGCACCGATCTGCTGATTCGTGCGGGGATGTTGGGAACCGTGATGCAGGAACGTTGGTTGCCGGTCGTTGGCAACATCAACATACGCTTCCGCCGTTCGTTGGATCCGTTTCAACGCTTCACGATGAAAACACGCCTGTTGTGCTGGGACGAAAAGTGGTTCTACATGGAACAACGTATCGAAAGCAGCAAGGGTGTTCATTCGGTGGCAACAGTGCGTGGCCTGTTTCGCGGGCGCGGCGGTTCGGTACCGACCGAAAAACTGTTGGAGCGTATGGACTATCGGCAGGACTCACCCGCGTTTCCGCCCGAGGTGACACAATGGGTCGAGTGTGAGTCAGCAAGCTACTAG
- a CDS encoding enoyl-CoA hydratase, whose protein sequence is MSKTVQTSIVDGVATLLLNRPDRLNALDAEMARELAIATRALAENPEVRCVVVTGAGDNFQAGGDIEYFRAGLQGSEATRREEIRAIIDEVHTAITHLRTMPKPVVARIQGAAAGFGVSLLAACDLAIAADSARFTLAYCHIGASPDGGSTYALPRMVGMKRAMELALLGERFDAAKAEAIGLINRAVPAALLDATVQKLAQHFASGPTFAYGRTKALLNASWNNDMATQLDAEMESFSECALSNDFTEGVIAFCDKRKAEFTGR, encoded by the coding sequence ATGAGCAAAACCGTACAAACGTCGATTGTCGATGGCGTGGCAACACTGCTGCTGAATCGCCCCGACAGACTGAACGCGCTCGATGCGGAAATGGCGCGCGAGCTCGCCATTGCGACACGCGCACTCGCCGAAAACCCGGAGGTGCGCTGCGTCGTAGTGACAGGGGCCGGTGATAACTTTCAGGCTGGCGGTGACATCGAGTATTTTCGCGCTGGTTTGCAGGGCAGCGAAGCCACGCGCCGGGAAGAGATCAGGGCGATCATCGACGAAGTCCACACCGCCATTACCCACTTGCGTACCATGCCGAAGCCGGTGGTCGCGCGAATCCAGGGTGCCGCTGCGGGATTTGGTGTGAGCCTGTTGGCGGCCTGCGATCTGGCCATCGCAGCCGATAGTGCCAGGTTCACGTTGGCCTATTGTCATATCGGTGCCAGTCCCGACGGCGGAAGTACCTATGCGCTGCCGCGTATGGTGGGCATGAAACGTGCGATGGAGCTGGCGCTGTTGGGTGAGCGGTTCGATGCGGCCAAAGCCGAGGCGATCGGTTTGATCAACCGCGCGGTACCGGCCGCTCTGCTGGACGCGACCGTGCAGAAACTGGCGCAGCATTTTGCATCAGGTCCCACTTTTGCGTACGGCAGGACCAAGGCGTTGCTCAACGCCTCGTGGAACAACGATATGGCGACGCAGCTCGATGCGGAGATGGAGAGCTTTTCCGAATGTGCATTGAGCAATGATTTTACCGAGGGTGTCATCGCCTTCTGCGACAAACGAAAAGCCGAGTTTACGGGACGGTAA